In Hevea brasiliensis isolate MT/VB/25A 57/8 chromosome 13, ASM3005281v1, whole genome shotgun sequence, a single genomic region encodes these proteins:
- the LOC131171720 gene encoding twinkle homolog protein, chloroplastic/mitochondrial-like, with product MTETEYVSQMLTLVKRFAQHYACHVWFVAHPRQLHNWIGGPPNLYDISGSAHFINKCDNGIVIHRNRDPEAGPIDQVQVCVRKVRNKVVGTIGDAFLSYNRVTGEFMDIV from the exons AT GACCGAAACAGAGTATGTAAGTCAGATGCTCACACTGGTCAAACGGTTTGCTCAACATTATGCTTGTCATGTTTGGTTTGTAGCACATCCCAGACAG TTACACAACTGGATTGGGGGTCCTCCCAATCTGTATGATATAAGTGGCAGTGCCCACTTCATAAACAAATGCGACAATGGGATTGTTATTCATCGTAACAGGGATCCAGAGGCTGGACCTATTGATCAAGTACAG GTTTGTGTTCGGAAGGTGCGAAATAAGGTTGTTGGAACCATAGGTGATGcctttttgtcctataatag GGTAACTGGTGAATTCATGGATATTGTTTAA
- the LOC131171923 gene encoding patellin-4-like, with amino-acid sequence MTVEETQVVAEVVVPQEEPKKVVEESKRDIQEDCQVKQVEDDDDDSKPKTVQKSSSYKEESNFLSDLKEFEKKALNEFKSKIEEAILGNNLFKKEEPKKKEKESEGKEKSVNKEETQKEKQEIEGEESEKQVQEEAEKNEGGDEKENPMQECEEEKKTEVAVEENGEGIDKDVSIWGIPLLPSKGAEGTDVVLLKFLRAREFKVNDAFEMLRKTLQWRKESNIDSILDDDVGVDLSSAFYMNGIDREGHPVCYNNYGVFGNEELYNKAFGTEENRKQFLRWRFQLMEKGIRKLDLKPGGVTSLLQISDLKNSPSPSKKDLRVAMKQAVGLLQDNYPELVARNIFINVPFWYYALNALLSPFLTQRSKSKFVVARPAKVTDTLLKYIPAEEIPVQYGGFKRENDFEFSNEDGGVSELVIKAGSSETIEIPAVEVGATLLWDLAVLGWEVNYKEEFVPSDDGSYTIIISKGKKMSSSEGPIRNIFRNNELGKVVLTIENSSSKRRRVLYRYKTKKSASI; translated from the exons ATGACTGTTGAAGAAACCCAGGTGGTGGCGGAGGTTGTCGTTCCTCAAGAAGAGCCCAAAAAGGTTGTTGAAGAGAGCAAGAGAGACATTCAGGAGGATTGCCAAGTGAAGCAAGTGGAAGATGATGACGATGATTCCAAGCCTAAAACTGTTCAGAAGAGCTCTTCTTACAAGGAAGAGAGCAATTTTCTTTCTGATCTTAAGGAGTTCGAGAAAAAGGCCCTGAATGAGTTCAAATCGAAAATCGAAGAAGCTATTCTTGGAAATAATCTGTTCAAGAAAGAGGAGCCAAAGAAGAaagagaaggaaagtgaagggaaGGAGAAGTCGGTGAATAAAGAAGAGACACAGAAGGAAAAACAAGAAATAGAAGGGGAAGAAAGCGAGAAACAAGTGCAGGAAGAAGCCGAAAAGAACGAAGGAGGAGATGAGAAGGAAAACCCAATGCAAGAAtgtgaagaagagaagaaaacagAGGTGGCTGTGGAAGAAAATGGCGAAGGAATCGACAAAGATGTCTCCATTTGGGGAATCCCACTTTTGCCTAGCAAAGGAGCAGAGGGCACTGATGTGGTCCTCCTGAAATTTTTGAGGGCTAGAGAGTTCAAAGTCAATGATGCCTTTGAGATGCTAAGGAAGACCCTTCAATGGAGGAAGGAATCCAACATCGATTCAATCTTGGATGATGATGTAGGAGTAGATCTAAGCTCAGCCTTCTACATGAATGGCATTGATCGTGAAGGTCACCCTGTGTGTTACAACAATTATGGGGTGTTTGGAAACGAAGAGCTTTACAATAAGGCATTTGGAACTGAGGAGAATCGCAAACAGTTCTTGAGATGGAGATTCCAGCTGATGGAAAAGGGTATCAGAAAGCTTGATTTGAAGCCTGGTGGTGTCACATCTTTGCTTCAAATCAGTGATCTAAAGAATTCTCCTTCTCCATCAAAGAAGGACCTCAGGGTCGCCATGAAGCAAGCTGTTGGGCTTTTGCAGGACAATTATCCTGAATTAGTTGCCAGAAAT ATATTTATAAATGTTCCATTCTGGTATTATGCTCTGAATGCCCTTTTATCTCCTTTCTTAACGCAAAGAAGCAAGAGCAAATTTGTTGTTGCTCGACCTGCAAAGGTCACAGATACCTTACTCAA ATACATCCCAGCAGAAGAAATCCCTGTCCAATATGGTGGATTCAAAAGGGAGAACGATTTCGAGTTCTCAAATGAAGATGGTGGAGTTTCTGAGCTTGTCATCAAAGCAGGATCATCTGAAACCATTGAGATTCCTGCAGTAGAGGTTGGAGCTACACTGCTCTGGGATCTGGCTGTTTTGGGGTGGGAAGTGAATTACAAGGAAGAATTTGTACCGAGTGATGATGGGTCTTACACCATCATAATTTCAAAGGGAAAGAAAATGAGTTCTTCTGAAGGACCAATTCGAAACATTTTCAGGAACAATGAACTTGGGAAAGTTGTCCTCACGATCGAAAATAGCTCAAGCAAGAGGAGAAGGGTTCTGTATCGCTACAAGACCAAGAAGAGTGCTTCCATCTGA
- the LOC131171924 gene encoding tetrahydroberberine oxidase-like: protein MGFSCSRFPSMFPFLFVLLLSFSWATSAHTHEDFLECLRLQSEDSASISKLIYTPINSSYLSVLQFSIQNRRFNTTTTPKPLVIVTPLNVSHVQAAVSCSQKHGMHIRVRSGGHDYEGLSYVSVLPFVIIDLINLQSVTVDATNNTAWVEAGATNGKLYYSIAQKSRTLGFPAGVCPTVGLGGHISGGGYGLLLRKYGLAADNVIDAQLIDVNGRILDRASMGEDLFWAIRGGGGNTFGIVVAWKVNLVPVPATVTVFTVEKTLEQNATQLVNRWQYVADKLHEDLFIRVILERVNSSNQQGKTTIRAAFNSLFLGGVDRLLPLMQESFPELGLGKDDCTEMSWIESTLYFAGFSRNTSLEILLNRTQPSVRFFKAKSDYVKEPMPEVALEGIWESLFQLEVGSGQLIFSPYGGRMSEISESSIPFPHRAGNLYKIQHLAYWDEEGIEESNRHISWIRRLYSFLAPYVSKNPRLAYINYRDLDIGINNQGNTSYKQASIWGSKYFKSNFDRLVHVKTQVDPSNFFRNEQSIPPFSA, encoded by the coding sequence ATGGGTTTTTCCTGTTCAAGATTTCCTTCAATGTTTCCATTTCTTTTTGTTCTTCTGTTGTCTTTCTCATGGGCAACTTCAGCTCATACCCATGAAGATTTTCTTGAATGTCTTCGTCTTCAATCTGAAGACTCTGCGTCTATTTCCAAGCTCATTTACACTCCAATCAATTCCTCCTATTTGTCTGTCTtgcagttctcaatccaaaaccgTCGGTTCAACACGACCACAACGCCAAAACCTCTTGTTATTGTCACCCCTTTGAATGTTTCCCACGTCCAAGCTGCCGTCTCTTGTTCTCAGAAGCATGGCATGCACATTAGAGTTCGAAGCGGTGGCCATGACTATGAAGGTCTTTCCTACGTTTCTGTACTCCCATTTGTCATTATTGATCTCATCAATCTTCAGTCTGTCACTGTTGATGCAACCAACAACACTGCATGGGTTGAAGCTGGTGCAACTAATGGCAAACTTTACTATTCAATTGCTCAGAAAAGTAGAACTCTTGGATTTCCGGCAGGCGTTTGCCCTACCGTAGGTCTTGGAGGGCACATTAGCGGCGGAGGATATGGCTTGTTGTTGCGTAAATATGGCCTTGCAGCAGATAATGTAATTGACGCCCAGTTGATTGATGTTAATGGTAGAATCCTCGATAGAGCTTCAATGGGTGAAGATCTTTTCTGGGCCATTAGAGGAGGTGGAGGAAATACCTTTGGAATTGTTGTTGCATGGAAAGTAAACTTGGTTCCAGTTCCAGCTACCGTGACTGTGTTCACAGTGGAAAAAACCTTGGAACAGAATGCAACCCAACTTGTCAATCGGTGGCAGTATGTGGCAGATAAGCTTCATGAAGATTTGTTCATCCGAGTTATCCTAGAAAGGGTTAATTCTAGCAATCAACAAGGAAAAACAACAATAAGAGCCGCatttaattctttgtttcttggtGGAGTCGATAGACTTCTTCCACTGATGCAAGAGAGCTTTCCTGAACTGGGTTTAGGGAAAGACGATTGCACTGAAATGAGCTGGATCGAATCCACCCTCTACTTCGCTGGATTCTCAAGAAATACATCCCTGGAGATTTTGCTTAACAGGACTCAACCATCAGTGAGGTTTTTCAAAGCAAAATCTGACTATGTGAAGGAACCTATGCCTGAGGTTGCATTGGAAGGCATATGGGAAAGTCTGTTCCAATTAGAAGTGGGTTCAGGTCAGTTGATCTTTAGTCCTTATGGAGGAAGAATGAGTGAAATTTCAGAGTCCAGCATTCCATTTCCACATAGAGCTGGGAATTTATACAAAATTCAGCACTTGGCTTATTGGGATGAAGaaggaattgaggaatcaaataggCACATAAGTTGGATCAGAAGGCTTTACAGTTTCCTGGCTCCCTATGTTTCAAAAAATCCAAGATTAGCATACATCAACTACAGGGATCTTGACATTGGGATCAATAACCAGGGAAACACAAGTTACAAGCAAGCAAGCATTTGGGGTAGCAAGTATTTCAAGAGTAACTTTGACAGGTTGGTCCATGTCAAGACCCAAGTTGATCCTTCTAATTTCTTCAGAAACGAACAAAGCATCCCACCTTTCTCAGCTTGA